The window CCCTGTGATGGCGTTGATGAGGAAGAGAAAAGGAAGTGAAACTGATACATGTTTGAATCAATCTGGGGTTTTGTCATCATATCCTCGCAATTCTGGATCGGATTTGTCAGTTGTTAGGTCCCATTTTTCATTGGAAGATTATGCAAGGTTGAGGAAGAAGTGCAAAGAAGATGTGGGTAAAGTTGAACCTGTTGGTTCGTGTAAAAGTCGACTCACTGGTGCTGCCACCGTGCCTCCATGTGGGATCTCGTCATTGGTTCCATCTGGAAGAGGTCTTAAGAGGAAGATAGGGTGCATTGATGTGGCTACGCAAATGGGTAGGAAGAACAAAATTGAGAATGACTATGCTTTGGGTGAAACAATTGGTCAGGGTAAATTCGGGTCAGTTTGGTTGTGCAGGAGTAGGATTAGTGGAGTTGAATTTGCATGTAAGACCCTGAAGAAGGGAGAGGAAACGGTTCATCGGGAAGTAGAAATAATGCAGCATTTATCTGGCCATCCCGGTATTGTGACATTGCGGGCAGTGTACGAGGATCCTGAATGCTTTCATCTTGTGATGGAATTGTGCTCTGGGGGGCGATTGGTGGATCAGATGGTAGAAGAAGGGCAGTATTCAGAGCACCGGGCTGCTAATATATTAAGGGAATTGATCTTGGTGATCAAGTATTGTCATGATATGGGGGTTGTACACAGAGACATAAAGCCCGAGAATATTCTTCTTACAGCTGCAGGAAAGTTGAAACTTGCTGATTTTGGCTTAGCCATGAGGGTCGCAAAGGGTAAATATATGACACCTGCATGTTCTGCTTATTTTTTTTGCACTGATTTGCATTTCAGTACTTAATTTAGAGGCATTTGCATGTCTTACATTGATGCTGTAGATAATATCAAGCTTTCTTAAATTTGGTCTAGCTATGTACAGTGGGTTTGCACCATTATGGACACTTATTGCCATTGCTATTACTATAGTTTTCAACTTGTAAAATGTATGATTTGTCATCACACATCACAAACCCTTGATTTTGATAACTGTTGCTATGTGTATGTGGGTAACTCATCTTTGATAATAAACCTGTTGAGAGATGTATTTTTCACTAGTTCTTTTTATAGGCtatattttttccccttttttgttcCCTACCAGGGATCAAACCTAGGACCTCCCACATCCCCCTTTGCCACTTAATCGaggcataaaaaaaatgtattttttcacatttattattAGAAGATTGTTTTAGATGCCTTATGATTTTGTAATTGCAGTACAATGTCAATCAACCTTCCTGATACAAGATGCCCCCTTTGCCACTTAATCGaggcataaaaaaaatgtattttttcacatttattattAGAAGATTGTTTTAGATGCCTTATGATTTTGTAATTGCAGTACAATGTCAATCAACCTTCCTGATACAAGATGATGCTAAAAAAAGATGCCACAAGTGATCTTGTATTTTATCTAAGGATCTGCTGATTACTGAAATTTTGTGATGATGACTGTTTTTCCCAATTTCTCAGGAAAGTAACTAATTCTTGCCTGTAATTATCTCTGTGGTAAAATGCTCTTATCTGTGTGTTTATTGTGTTATACTCTCGATGACATCTACTTGCCTCTCAAGGTTGTGGAAATATGTTTACATCTCAATATGCTTACATTTTAGATGTTTCTATTCGTGATAATATTCAGGATAGGGTTGCTCCTTTCTCCCCAAAcccaaagaaggaaaaaaaaaaccctacgAACATAAGCGAATGaccatcattttcttttgtgtaCTTTGGGGTGCTTTTTTGGTATCTCTTTTCTTAATACACTTTtctttttacctatcaaaaaaaaaaaaaacaaaaaaaaaagtgaatgacCATCATTTGGAAACTTGGGTCCATTAGAGTCAAAGTCAGTTTATGTGGAGATCATGAGGGGTAGTAATTCTATTTTCTTCTGGGCCTACTGGTTGATGCTATCTTTGTCCAGATGTGAGTGTTGAAGATGATTTATGGGAGTTTACAGCCCATATATTTAGAAAGTTTCccaagccatttttttttatcagtaaATGAGAATAGTATTGAAAAGTGCCAAAAAGGACGCACTAAAGtacacacaatgtatacaaCGGCTGCCAAAAAGCgccaaaaaaaggaagagaaaacaaaaaactactccctccctcaaatcgaccccaaccaatcaatgaaatcatgGAACCTGCCTTTTATTCTGTTGCAGAATTTGAAAGCTCTATGTTGCATGTTCCctgatttttcattttggaaAGGTGTGATCTGGGATTTGTAATGGATTAATAACTGGAAGGTTTCAGTAGCAAGAAAATCATAATCACTCTGAGTAATCCATGATTGGGTTTCTAGCATGGGATTAAAAAATGTGttggtagaaaaaaaatttcaggtTTGGTGTAATCTTAATTCTTAAGAGAATGGTTTGGTGCTCCATGATTTAAGCTTGCACTATCTATATGCAAACCATTGAGAAAGGTTTCAGCATGCTAGGGCTTGCAAAACCTGAAAGGTGAAAATGACATGAAAACATgcccttttttttaaatataatttttggaaactagttttctaaaaatctctttaaaaatgGCTTTGTTTCAAGGAAACTTCAAAGATGTgttcacattttcatttttctataaaGAAAGGCACTACTGAAAAGGATGTTCCCATAGTTTtttaagatttcattttttgagttttgtgAAGTTGAAAATCTACCTTTGCAAGCAATAAAGAAAGGCCCTCAGCAAATTATTAGGTCAATGAAAAcccatcttttttttaaaaaaaagaaacgcCCTCAGCTCTTCAAGATCTTATATCCCAGATTAATCTTTTAGGCCTGGCAATTGGGGTTGTGTTAGGGATGGTTGGAGGTTCTTGTGTTGAGTTCCAGCAGGGAAAAAAATTTTACCCATCAAGAGAGATCTTATAACCCAGACTGagtttgatatttaaattttttttttatgctgaGTTATCCATGGGGAGTGGCCCAAGTCTTCTGCAATGATCCACCTATACTAGGGAGGTGAATGAATTGCATTGTTCCTTTCCTCAAGAAAATTAATCTTATGATTTACAGTATCAATAAATTGGAAGTGATACATGAGTCATCAAAGGGTTAGTTAGAATTGCAGTCCTGGAGGCCTAGGTTGCAGTGCTTGAGAATCCAAGTTTGTGTTTATTTGGGACCTGTTTCAGGTACAAGCGAAGATTTACAGTGCTATGGAGatcacatttaaaaaaacaatacaaaaaatGCAATAGATTTGGAGTATATCATATCCATGGTGTACATTTTGGAATCTCAACGTGTTCTATTTTATCTTCCATGATTCAGCTACAGAAAAAAGATATTTAACATGAGAAAATTCTTGATTGGAATGTTTGGTGTTTATTATTCTACTTgtatgatatgatttttcatagtggatattaattttttttttaatttgtttctactatgtaaatattatcaCAAATTTGCATGTATTGTAGTGAATGCACTGCCCCAACCCTTTAAGCCCATCAAAAGGTTTAATAACTTTTCCTTTAAGCTGCTTAGTGTTTCCATTACAGAACTTATAAGCTTTACCATTTTAATGATATAGACTTGGCTGTGAAGAATAATGCTTTTGTGTGCCTTGCACTTGGATGGGTAGCATATGTATGTTGTTTTGCTGACTGAGATTACGTCCCTAACTTCTAAGAGGTCATGTTTTGACAGGAAATTTGCCCCATTATTTTCCGTACTACTTCTAAGTTATGCAATAGCTTTGCCTGAATCTTATTAAATGAACATTATTAACCACAGGTCAAAGCTTGTCTGGTTTGGCTGGAAGTCCTGCATATGTTGCTCCAGAAGTTTTATTAGGGAATTATTCAGAGAAAGTTGATATCTGGAGTGCTGGTGTCCTCCTACATGCTCTCTTGGTTGGTATGCTCCCTTTCCGAGGTGATTCATTACAAGCGGTCTTTGAGGCCATCAAGAATGTGAAGCTTGATTTCCACACGGGAATATGGGAGTCAATATCTAAACCTGCACGGGATCTGATTGAGCGAATGCTGACAAGGGATGTTTCTGCAAGGATAACAGCAGAAGAAGTACTAAGTAAGTTCCCAAATCATTATTCATAAGCATATGCTGTCTGCTTTTATTGGGTTTTCTTTACCccttattttatctatttttgcaTCACGTCTTTTGACAAAGTTCTTGATGCTAAATGATTCATAGCACTGAGTAATAATTTGATGGGTTTGTCTCAGGACATCCATGGATTTTGTTCTTCACTGAGCGTACATTAAATACACTGTCCATCAAGTCCAAAGTGAAGAGCCAACAGGTTGCATCTGAGCTGTCAGATAGACGTAGGATACGAGGTGGCCCTTTAGGTGATGCTTTGGGTCCAGTTTCTTTTTCTGGAAGTTCAAGTTGTAAGTCAGAAGACCAGGATGACGCTGGCTTAGTTGATGCCCTGGCAGTGGCAATTTCACATGTGAGGATCTCCAAACCAAAGAGGAGCAGACTGTGTGAGCCAGCCTGCCCAGTACAGCAGCAGTGTTCTTCTAACATGAAGGCTAACAATCTATGTAAAGCATTTTGATCCTTCAACGGCACCAGCTGACGGACTGACACCACTGATATCATATCTCCACGGTTTTTTTCAGTTGGGGATCCGAAGTTGACCTGTCATGATGCAATTTTAATGGTTGAAGTGAATGACCACGAGCTGACATATAACTGAAACAAAGTGGTAACTCAGGCTTGCAAACCTTGGAATTTAGACtcaattgtttgatttttaagttTGCTGCGTTTAGCTTAACAATAACCATAACCTGATCAATGGGTGGTTCATGTAcaaatttgtaaataatatgAATGAGGGTTGCGTTGACTTGTCCAATATTTTGGGTTTGGATAGTAGTGTAGTAATGTGGTTCAGTGAGATAGTTGTCAAGTAAATGGGTGATGGAAGAGATCAGGTATTTATAGATTTGACCATCGAGCAGATCCAGAATGTGGACCACCTCCTCAACATAGCGTGGGCAGTGAAGCGAACGAAGGTGATGAATTCCTTTCTCTTCTCCCCATGATTCTTTGTGGTTTTAGAGGTGGTGGTGAGGAATtgtttgcttcacaggtgcaatTAACGTTGGGCCTGTGAGCACCAAATAACGACGCTATTTTTGTGTGGGCCTTTAGCGACTCTCAGCACGGTCCAACGGGACGATTGTAGTCTGTAGAGGCCGTATCTGAAACACTAGATCTAGACAGAATATGAGAATCAGAATCAATTTCACTGAtgtgttttcaatatttttttagcatGTGAATCTATATTAAAAGTATGAACAATTGTATAACATAAGTTCATTGAAGGTGGAATATAAGTCTTTTCATCTCATACCTTACCTCTATAACATAATGTCTTTACATAATGACACAGAAAATGCCTTTTCATTTCGTACCTCTAAAACATGGaagatatattttcattttgtaccTCTAAAACATAATGACATTGGTCATTACTATCGTCGGACTATAAAAGTAAAAAgtgttttataattaattattttcttcccAAAATACctctattaatttatttaatatagtaTAACtattcaattttcacattttttatttataatttatcattaaattatcataatttaacgtacctttattatctatttttttataattattaaaatcaaattaaaaccATCCAAGTGTAACCTATCCTATCTATTCCTTTTTAAATGAACTCTACCTATTAATACCATAGAGCTATTCAACTTCaacttctttatttatttagaagttACCATTTAAATTATTCTCGattatttatagtatttgaatatttaaaaaaattaaattgaatttcaatatTGAATCCATCTTGTTCCATTGTcacacttttataatttttagcttattttttatttaaaaaaatattaaaattgtttagtTTTTGAGAAATTGTGGTGGATGAGTAGCCAGGTGTCCTtcactttttaaattattttttattttatcatgagTAAATTGGGTATTAAATATAATTGGGtaaaaatttttcttttgatcattgttgttaatatatttatttcttttattttcattatggGTTAAAAGGGGAAATCTTTGtcaatattttctcttatagttaaattataattttttatacattttatcttttcattatttaattgaGAAAGGACTCTTGGTCGTACTATGAGGCTCTAAGTAACTAGGAATAGAAAAGCACTCATCTTGAGGTGGACTTACTATCATGCTTTTGATAATTATCAATTCCGTATTTAGCTACCCAACATTTGTTGTGGGTATACTAGATGCATCATTCTCAGTCCCTTGGTATTTAGGAAAAAGGTCTTCAGAATGCTCTAATGCCCACACTAAATGCATCCTTCTTGATTCTCTAATATTAGGATAAAGTTCTTTCAATACTAAAATGCCTACATTGGATATGgattaaattgttttatgacGTGTTAAACCCAACTCGCATACCATTTTTAAGGGTGAACAATCCCATTAAAAAAACACTGTAACCCCAATTGGTGAAGAGTCGGATATTAAGGTACCAAAACTTACTATTGATGTAAGTTATTGGGGAAGATAAACTTATTATTCTTAGAGTAGGTTTTATTTGTTGAGCGATGACTCATCCATTTGGCACTATTAGATTACTAAGATCGATTGTCATCCTTACTCAACAAGTGAGTCTTATATCTTTTTTGCCTTTGCACTTAAGTGCTAATCTCGATCCAACCTTTGCATGCCtatgttattttttagaaagtcTACACTTTATAAAAACTCTCCATTTGACACAAATTTGGAACTTTGACCCCTCCATTGTGGTATCCCAAACTTAAACTTCTAACTCCTCCATTATGGTATCTCACTAATGGCTTAAACTCTCCAAATCATAACTTTCTTTGGCCTCCAACTAAGTTGtgaataacttttaatattaagtcttattttttttattatcaattctAATTATTGTCATTCTCATGGTTGCGATGGTTCTTTTTGCATATAAActatacaaaatatcataaagtCGTTATTATTAAATGTTCAAAGATGTTAGAATGAAAATATTCAAAGATactaagacaaaaaaaaaaaaggcacatatgattaaatacatacatacacacatatatatatatattacttaaaaatacatattttatgaaCTAAAAtattatgagtttttttattcACATGCACATGCTCTCAATCAGTAACAACCAAATTTTTTGGATTTGTTTGATAATGGTTTTaacaatggttttaaaaaacaatttttaaaattgttttataattttttgtagaacaaaaaacctctttgaaaatttgaaaattttattttaaaatggaaaaaaatgtgtttttagcatctgatataaaaatatcatgaaattcATAGCACACTTTTAtagttaaatatgttttaaaaatatttttatatataatagtttatttttaaccattttcaaatttttttataattattttttaaaaaaggtcattggaaaaaaatgtaaaaacaaaccaaattattttataattaaccCAAAGTTGAATGTTTTAAGAGATAAATAAGCAACAACATGTTTCCTTatagaatttgaaaacatttgcCCCTTGGTAATTGGTATTTAAATTCCGTCCAAGGGCTCCAAATTCCACACCGTAAGATTTTGATTATCTAAATCCGGAGCGAAGGGTGGATTCCTGGCTTGACAACATCACCGTCGGCATTAATCAATAATTCTATATATTCAACACTAACGTACTGATTGGAGATTGAAATTGATTCTTCTGCTTCTAGGATCTCTGTTCTCTTGCTGCCTTTCTTCTCCATGGCGTCCACTTCACACAGAGGTGCTCCCTATTATGGCGCTGATCCTTATCGATCCAGGTACTCCCCGCAACTTTCATTCCTTCTGATTCCCGAGagagggaaataaaattttccgcGATTTCTCATAAGCGAAACTTAGGGTTTCgcattcttcttattttatttgtttatttatttatttttattttgggtgGTGCTCCTTGACTGCAGAGAAGGTCTTACCACGAGAGCGGCGGCTGGTTCTGATGAAATTCAATTGCGTATTGATCCATTGAACGCAGATTTGGACGATGAGATCACCGGTCTCCGGAGTCAGATTCGGCAGTTGAAAGGCGTAATTATTTCTCTCTCGCCCTTTTCTTTTCGAGATATTCGTTGGATGGAACTGGCAGTATTGTGATCGATACATGTATTTGTGGAGAAATGTTAAATTCTTATTATTTGCCATTTTTGGTTCGGCTTGGTGCATCTGTTCTGCAGTCTATTAATTgtaggaaaagaagagaaaagaaaattagattttgagtgGCGTATATTTTTTCaggaacaagaaaacaaaaacctcaTTGGGATCAAAAGGTTCAGTCAAGCTATTTTCTATGTTTGTAGTTCGTATTTGTTCTTTGATTTCACTTGTTTATGCTgtgattttgtatttgattgcttaaaatatttttgaatgacTTAAATT is drawn from Vitis riparia cultivar Riparia Gloire de Montpellier isolate 1030 chromosome 18, EGFV_Vit.rip_1.0, whole genome shotgun sequence and contains these coding sequences:
- the LOC117907448 gene encoding serine/threonine-protein kinase PEPKR2 produces the protein MALMRKRKGSETDTCLNQSGVLSSYPRNSGSDLSVVRSHFSLEDYARLRKKCKEDVGKVEPVGSCKSRLTGAATVPPCGISSLVPSGRGLKRKIGCIDVATQMGRKNKIENDYALGETIGQGKFGSVWLCRSRISGVEFACKTLKKGEETVHREVEIMQHLSGHPGIVTLRAVYEDPECFHLVMELCSGGRLVDQMVEEGQYSEHRAANILRELILVIKYCHDMGVVHRDIKPENILLTAAGKLKLADFGLAMRVAKGQSLSGLAGSPAYVAPEVLLGNYSEKVDIWSAGVLLHALLVGMLPFRGDSLQAVFEAIKNVKLDFHTGIWESISKPARDLIERMLTRDVSARITAEEVLRHPWILFFTERTLNTLSIKSKVKSQQVASELSDRRRIRGGPLGDALGPVSFSGSSSCKSEDQDDAGLVDALAVAISHVRISKPKRSRLCEPACPVQQQCSSNMKANNLCKAF